In one window of Porites lutea chromosome 8, jaPorLute2.1, whole genome shotgun sequence DNA:
- the LOC140946609 gene encoding melatonin receptor type 1A-like — MDHLNSSELLKRAKHLVWIEAIFLAIVNIMAISGNISVCYAVYRNQRLRSVSNMFIVALAVSDLLISVSCMPLSVATVVQSRWVFGTTVCQLQGFAIFTFGMSSLNTMGIIAISRYFCVVKPTRYIVLFRKQRILMYTAAVWCMALIGSVPPLIFQTGGYTFQPGKAMCMYPFQTNIAYTVFIECVFVATPFTLITFCYAKVFYTVSRSNRVFTQENNPEQLRANVEEAKVTKTLALVMASFSLCWLPICIMDYIDAARGEPTLPRQIYLTYGFLAYLSSTINPFIYGATNRRFRREYKTILKKISLIFTCGRCSCRQNRTSDNPPSLAVTEL; from the coding sequence TCAATATAATGGCCATCTCCGGAAACATTTCTGTTTGCTACGCCGTGTATAGAAACCAGAGACTTCGTTCGGTTTCCAATATGTTTATTGTAGCGCTAGCTGTCAGTGATTTACTAATATCTGTCAGCTGTATGCCTCTGTCAGTTGCTACTGTCGTTCAAAGTCGATGGGTATTCGGGACTACTGTTTGTCAACTGCAGGGTTTTGCAATTTTTACGTTTGGAATGTCTTCTCTAAATACTATGGGGATTATTGCAATCAGCCGATATTTTTGCGTAGTGAAACCAACGAGGTACATTGTTTTAttcagaaaacaaagaattttgaTGTACACTGCGGCAGTATGGTGTATGGCTCTCATTGGTTCAGTGCCACCGCTAATTTTTCAGACAGGCGGATACACTTTCCAACCAGGAAAAGCAATGTGCATGTACCCATTCCAAACTAACATTGCTTATACCGTCTTCATCGAATGTGTGTTTGTTGCTACGCCCTTTACACTCATCACTTTCTGCTACGCCAAAGTGTTCTACACAGTGTCAAGATCAAATCGTGTTTTCACGCAAGAAAATAACCCTGAACAGCTCAGAGCAAACGTCGAAGAAGCCAAAGTGACAAAGACGTTAGCTTTGGTCATGGCCAGTTTCTCCTTATGTTGGCTTCCTATCTGTATTATGGATTACATCGACGCAGCACGTGGAGAGCCCACTTTGCCACGACAAATATATCTTACATACGGGTTTCTGGCCTACCTAAGTAGTACAATCAACCCCTTTATATATGGCGCTACCAACAGGCGCTTCAGACGAGAGTACAAAaccattttaaaaaagataagttTGATCTTTACTTGTGGTCGTTGCAGTTGTAGACAGAACCGAACGTCCGATAATCCACCGAGCTTAGCGGTGACCGAGCTTTaa
- the LOC140946610 gene encoding melatonin receptor type 1A-like, with the protein MDHLNSSELLKRAKHLVWIEAIFLAIVNIMAISGNISVCYAVYRNQRLRSVSNMFIVALAVSDLLISVSCMPLSVATVVQSRWVFGTTVCQLQGFAIFTFGMSSLNTMGIIAISRYFCVVKPTRYIVLFRKQRILMYTAAVWCMALIGSVPPLIFQTGGYTFQPGKAMCMYPFQTNIAYTVFIECVFVATPFTLITFCYAKVFYTVSRSNRVFTQENNPEQLRANVEEAKVTKTLALVMASFSLCWLPICIMDYIDAARGEPTLPRQIYLTYGFLAYLSSTINPFIYGATNRRFRREYKTILKKISLIFTCGRCSCRQNRTSDNPPSLAVTEL; encoded by the coding sequence ATGGATCATCTAAATTCCAGCGAGCTCCTGAAAAGAGCAAAGCATCTAGTCTGGATTGAAGCAATTTTCCTTGCTATCGTCAATATAATGGCCATCTCCGGAAACATTTCTGTTTGCTACGCCGTGTATAGAAACCAGAGACTTCGTTCGGTTTCCAATATGTTTATTGTAGCGCTAGCCGTCAGTGATCTACTAATATCTGTCAGCTGTATGCCTCTGTCAGTTGCTACTGTCGTTCAAAGTCGATGGGTATTCGGGACTACTGTTTGTCAACTGCAGGGTTTTGCAATTTTTACGTTTGGAATGTCTTCTCTAAATACTATGGGGATTATTGCAATCAGCCGATATTTTTGCGTAGTGAAACCAACGAGGTACATTGTTTTAttcagaaaacaaagaattttgaTGTACACTGCGGCAGTATGGTGTATGGCTCTCATTGGTTCAGTGCCTCCGCTAATTTTTCAGACAGGCGGATACACTTTCCAACCAGGAAAAGCAATGTGCATGTACCCATTCCAAACTAACATTGCTTATACCGTCTTCATCGAATGTGTGTTTGTCGCTACGCCCTTTACACTCATCACTTTCTGCTACGCCAAAGTGTTCTACACAGTGTCAAGATCAAATCGTGTTTTCACGCAAGAAAATAACCCTGAACAGCTCAGAGCAAACGTCGAAGAAGCCAAAGTGACAAAGACGTTAGCTTTGGTCATGGCCAGTTTCTCCTTATGTTGGCTTCCTATCTGTATTATGGATTACATCGACGCAGCACGTGGAGAGCCCACTTTGCCACGACAAATATATCTTACATACGGGTTTCTGGCCTACCTAAGTAGTACAATCAACCCCTTTATATATGGCGCTACCAACAGGCGCTTCAGACGAGAGTACAAAaccattttaaaaaagataagttTGATCTTTACTTGTGGTCGTTGCAGTTGTAGACAGAACCGAACGTCCGATAATCCACCGAGCTTAGCGGTGACCGAGCTTTaa